The following proteins are encoded in a genomic region of Rhizobium sp. CCGE531:
- a CDS encoding protease modulator HflC, which produces MTSSRLPAILIALAVALLLVYSSVFVVNAREQAIVLRFGQIRDVKTEPGLYFKLPFAFMDADRVQYVQLQELRFDLDNIRVQVSGGKFYEVDAFVVYKIMDARKFRETVSGDRDAAESRLRTRLDAALRRVYGLRGFEAALSNERASMMTEVRNDLHRDAETLGLNIEDVRIRRTDLSQDVSQNTYDRMKAERLAEAELIRARGNEEGQRRRAIADRQVVEIVADAQKDSEVLRGQGEAERNAIFADASKRDPNFYEFYRSMAAYNKALASGGKTLVLPPNQSDFFKYFDSPVGSAPKSGAPALANPTPSAN; this is translated from the coding sequence ATGACGTCCAGCCGTTTGCCAGCCATTCTCATCGCGCTCGCGGTAGCGCTGCTGCTCGTTTATTCGTCGGTGTTCGTGGTCAATGCCCGCGAACAGGCGATCGTCCTGCGCTTCGGCCAGATTCGCGACGTCAAGACGGAACCGGGTCTCTACTTCAAGCTGCCTTTCGCCTTCATGGATGCCGATCGGGTCCAGTATGTGCAGCTGCAGGAACTGCGGTTCGACCTGGACAATATTCGCGTCCAGGTCTCGGGCGGCAAGTTCTATGAAGTCGATGCTTTCGTCGTCTACAAGATCATGGATGCGCGCAAATTCCGCGAGACTGTCTCGGGTGACCGCGACGCGGCTGAATCGCGTCTCAGGACCCGCCTGGACGCTGCCCTGCGCCGTGTTTACGGTCTGCGCGGCTTCGAAGCGGCGCTGTCCAACGAGCGTGCCTCCATGATGACGGAAGTTCGCAACGATCTGCATCGCGATGCGGAAACGCTTGGTCTCAATATCGAGGATGTTCGCATCCGCCGCACGGACCTGTCTCAGGACGTGTCGCAGAATACCTACGACCGCATGAAGGCCGAGCGTCTGGCGGAAGCCGAACTCATCCGCGCTCGCGGTAATGAAGAAGGCCAGCGCCGCCGCGCGATCGCGGACCGTCAGGTTGTCGAGATCGTTGCGGACGCTCAGAAGGATTCCGAAGTGCTGCGTGGTCAGGGCGAAGCAGAGCGCAATGCGATCTTCGCCGACGCCTCGAAGCGCGATCCGAATTTCTACGAGTTCTATCGCTCGATGGCCGCCTATAACAAGGCGCTCGCCTCGGGTGGCAAGACGCTTGTCCTGCCGCCGAACCAGTCGGACTTCTTCAAGTATTTCGACAGTCCCGTAGGTTCCGCGCCCAAGTCCGGGGCGCCGGCCCTTGCCAATCCGACGCCATCAGCGAACTAA
- the hflK gene encoding FtsH protease activity modulator HflK yields MPWSNQNGGGGGPWGGGGGGNNQGPWGQGPNRPRGSGNGGPPDLEDIIRRGQDRLKGFVPGGFNAGVVLIIIAVIAVFWLIQCLYTVQPDERGVELRFGKPREEISMPGLHFHVWPMDRIEFVKVTEQQRNIGGRSTAGSTVGLMLTGDQNIINVQFSVLYTVTNPQSYLFNLETPDETLQQVAESAMREVVGRRPAQDIYRDKRQEIATEVRNIIQDAMDRYGSGISINAVPIEDVSPPREVADAFEEVQRAEQNEDQQVEEANQYANQKLGQARGRAAQVREEAAAYKDRVVKEAQGEAQRFISIYDEYVKAPEVTRKRLFIETMESVIGNSNSIIIDDKQGVVPYLPLNEIGKQSTTPAGKPAAATQPEAK; encoded by the coding sequence ATGCCTTGGAGCAATCAGAATGGCGGCGGCGGCGGCCCTTGGGGCGGCGGCGGCGGCGGAAATAATCAGGGACCTTGGGGGCAAGGACCAAACCGGCCGCGAGGAAGCGGCAACGGAGGGCCTCCGGACCTTGAGGATATCATTCGCCGTGGTCAGGACCGATTGAAGGGTTTCGTGCCAGGTGGCTTCAACGCAGGCGTCGTGCTTATCATCATCGCAGTGATCGCCGTTTTCTGGTTGATCCAGTGCCTCTACACGGTGCAGCCTGACGAGCGCGGCGTGGAATTGCGCTTCGGCAAGCCGCGCGAGGAAATTTCCATGCCCGGCCTGCACTTCCATGTCTGGCCGATGGACCGCATCGAATTCGTCAAGGTGACCGAGCAGCAGCGCAACATCGGCGGCCGCTCGACCGCCGGTTCGACCGTCGGCCTGATGCTGACGGGCGATCAGAACATCATCAACGTGCAATTCTCGGTTCTCTACACCGTGACCAACCCGCAATCCTATCTGTTCAATCTCGAAACCCCCGACGAGACGCTGCAGCAGGTTGCCGAAAGCGCCATGCGCGAGGTTGTCGGTCGCCGTCCTGCCCAGGACATCTATCGCGACAAGCGCCAGGAAATCGCGACCGAGGTGAGGAATATCATCCAGGATGCGATGGATCGCTATGGCTCGGGTATTTCCATCAACGCCGTGCCGATCGAGGATGTGTCGCCGCCGCGCGAAGTGGCGGACGCCTTCGAAGAAGTGCAGCGCGCCGAGCAGAACGAAGACCAGCAGGTGGAAGAGGCCAATCAATACGCCAACCAGAAGCTCGGTCAGGCCCGCGGTCGCGCGGCTCAGGTCCGCGAAGAAGCAGCCGCCTACAAGGACCGTGTCGTGAAGGAAGCCCAGGGTGAGGCGCAGCGCTTCATCTCGATCTATGACGAATACGTCAAGGCGCCGGAAGTCACCCGCAAGCGGTTGTTCATCGAAACCATGGAGTCCGTCATCGGTAATTCCAACAGCATCATCATCGACGACAAGCAGGGTGTCGTACCTTATCTGCCGCTGAATGAAATCGGCAAGCAGTCCACGACGCCGGCGGGCAAGCCCGCCGCTGCAACTCAGCCGGAGGCCAAATAA